In Zhaonella formicivorans, one DNA window encodes the following:
- a CDS encoding enoyl-CoA hydratase/isomerase family protein → MAYILVKKEEQVTTLTFNRPEALNAINTEMLLELENVLDTIATDPNTRVVIVTGAGEKAFIAGADIKEMLPLSPEEAFKFSCYGQHVLQKLTDLPQPVIAAINGYALGGGCELALACDLRIASANAVFSQPEVSLGVIPGFGGTQRLTQLLGIAKAKELILTGKKITADEAYSLGLVHKVVAYGLAQSAAYEWAVNLANLAPFALTQAKQAINYNAQLLLEQGLQAEASYFSACFATADQKEGMESFLAKRKPVFTGK, encoded by the coding sequence ATGGCCTATATCTTAGTGAAAAAAGAAGAACAGGTTACAACTTTAACCTTTAACAGGCCTGAGGCACTAAATGCCATAAATACGGAAATGCTGCTGGAGTTGGAAAACGTTTTAGATACTATAGCCACAGATCCAAATACGCGGGTTGTAATTGTAACAGGTGCAGGAGAAAAAGCTTTTATTGCCGGCGCCGATATTAAAGAAATGCTGCCCTTAAGTCCCGAAGAAGCTTTTAAGTTTTCCTGTTACGGTCAACATGTACTGCAAAAGTTAACAGATTTGCCTCAGCCGGTGATTGCCGCTATCAACGGGTATGCTTTAGGAGGTGGGTGTGAGTTAGCACTGGCTTGTGATTTGCGCATAGCCTCAGCCAACGCGGTCTTCAGCCAACCTGAAGTTTCCCTTGGCGTTATTCCCGGTTTTGGCGGAACTCAACGCCTAACTCAGCTTTTAGGTATAGCTAAAGCTAAAGAACTAATTCTTACAGGCAAAAAAATAACAGCCGATGAAGCTTACTCATTAGGTCTGGTTCATAAGGTTGTAGCCTACGGACTAGCCCAGAGTGCCGCCTATGAATGGGCCGTGAATCTTGCTAACCTGGCGCCTTTCGCCTTAACCCAAGCCAAACAAGCTATTAATTACAACGCACAACTTCTACTGGAACAGGGCTTGCAGGCCGAAGCATCATATTTTTCAGCTTGTTTTGCTACCGCGGATCAAAAGGAAGGCATGGAATCTTTTTTAGCCAAACGCAAGCCCGTTTTTACCGGAAAATAG
- a CDS encoding acetyl-CoA C-acetyltransferase, whose amino-acid sequence MAKPVIVSAVRTAIGGYGGSLKDIDAVDLGATVIAEACARANLLPEMVDEVILGNVLQAGLGQNAARQAAIKAKLPVEVPAMTVNKVCASGLKAVALAAQAVQAEEAEIVVAGGTENMSRAPYLLHTARWGQRMGDGWLVDGMIKDGLWCAFGDYHMGMTAEKVAERYNISREEQDAFALESQRKAKMARQKGFFAGEIVPVSIPQKKGEPVIFSQDEYPRPDSSLEKLASLKPAFLNGGTVTAGNASGINDGAAALVVMSEERARQLGLTPLASIVAYASSGVEPEVMGVGPVPAVTKCLAKAGWTLEDVDYIEANEAFAAQSIAVGMELGWDWQKVNVWGGAIALGHPIGASGARILVTLLSILKIKGGSRGLATLCVGGGQGMALLVER is encoded by the coding sequence ATGGCCAAGCCGGTTATTGTTAGTGCAGTGCGTACGGCAATTGGCGGGTACGGAGGCAGCCTCAAAGACATTGACGCTGTTGATTTGGGGGCAACAGTTATTGCTGAAGCCTGTGCGAGGGCTAATCTGTTGCCGGAAATGGTTGATGAGGTCATTTTGGGCAATGTACTGCAGGCAGGACTGGGGCAAAACGCAGCTCGTCAAGCGGCCATAAAGGCTAAACTGCCTGTGGAAGTCCCTGCCATGACGGTCAATAAGGTGTGCGCTTCAGGACTGAAAGCGGTGGCTTTAGCAGCTCAAGCTGTGCAAGCGGAAGAAGCGGAAATAGTGGTTGCCGGAGGCACTGAAAATATGAGCCGGGCTCCGTATTTGCTGCACACTGCCCGTTGGGGACAGCGAATGGGCGATGGATGGCTGGTTGACGGCATGATTAAAGACGGATTGTGGTGCGCCTTTGGTGACTATCATATGGGGATGACGGCAGAAAAGGTGGCAGAGCGCTATAACATTTCCCGGGAAGAACAGGACGCATTTGCTTTGGAAAGCCAGCGTAAGGCTAAAATGGCCCGGCAAAAAGGTTTTTTTGCCGGAGAAATTGTGCCTGTTTCCATTCCCCAGAAGAAAGGGGAGCCGGTTATATTTTCGCAAGATGAATATCCCAGACCGGATTCATCGTTAGAAAAGCTGGCAAGTCTGAAACCCGCTTTTCTTAATGGAGGTACGGTAACTGCAGGGAATGCTTCCGGTATTAATGACGGGGCTGCAGCATTAGTCGTCATGTCTGAAGAACGGGCCCGGCAGTTGGGTTTAACACCTTTGGCCAGCATAGTCGCTTATGCATCCAGCGGGGTCGAGCCGGAGGTGATGGGAGTGGGGCCTGTGCCGGCTGTCACAAAATGCCTGGCCAAAGCAGGCTGGACGCTGGAAGATGTGGACTATATAGAGGCTAACGAGGCCTTTGCTGCGCAAAGCATAGCAGTTGGCATGGAATTAGGATGGGACTGGCAAAAAGTTAACGTGTGGGGGGGCGCAATTGCCCTAGGGCATCCTATAGGCGCAAGTGGGGCCCGTATCCTGGTAACTCTGCTCAGTATCCTTAAGATTAAAGGAGGCAGCCGTGGTCTGGCAACACTTTGTGTAGGCGGCGGACAAGGGATGGCTTTACTGGTGGAGAGGTGA
- a CDS encoding 3-hydroxyacyl-CoA dehydrogenase NAD-binding domain-containing protein codes for MKKLAESVFIAGAGQMGSGIAQVTVQAGYYVTLYDVSQKALEKARAKIEQSWGKLLAKEKITIRQAEQFAQNIQFSDTPVNAASAFLVIEAVNEDQQLKRQIFQELGGICSEKTIMASNTSSFSITCLAAAYKHSCNLIGLHFMNPVPVMELVEVIKGERTADWVYERAVQFVRELGKEPVTVQDYPGFVLNRLLLLMINEAVYGLMEGVAAAEDIDRVMKLGARHPMGPLALADLIGLDTCLAILETLYNGFGDPKYRPCPLLKRMVNAGYLGQKSGQGFFSY; via the coding sequence GTGAAAAAGTTGGCAGAGAGCGTTTTTATAGCAGGTGCGGGACAGATGGGCAGCGGCATCGCTCAGGTTACCGTTCAGGCTGGGTATTACGTTACGCTTTATGATGTTTCGCAAAAGGCTTTAGAGAAAGCCCGGGCCAAGATAGAGCAGAGCTGGGGGAAACTGCTTGCCAAAGAAAAAATAACCATACGGCAGGCAGAACAATTTGCCCAAAATATACAGTTCAGTGATACCCCGGTCAACGCGGCTTCTGCTTTTCTGGTAATTGAAGCAGTCAACGAAGATCAGCAGTTGAAAAGGCAAATTTTTCAAGAATTAGGGGGGATTTGTTCAGAGAAAACAATTATGGCCAGTAACACATCTTCATTTTCCATCACCTGTTTGGCAGCAGCTTATAAGCACAGTTGCAATTTGATCGGGCTGCACTTTATGAACCCTGTTCCGGTAATGGAACTTGTAGAAGTGATTAAAGGTGAAAGGACTGCCGATTGGGTTTATGAACGGGCTGTACAATTTGTACGGGAGCTGGGCAAAGAACCGGTAACTGTGCAGGATTATCCCGGCTTCGTCTTAAACAGACTTTTGCTTTTAATGATCAATGAAGCCGTATATGGACTGATGGAAGGAGTTGCTGCGGCAGAAGATATTGATCGGGTGATGAAACTCGGGGCAAGGCACCCTATGGGGCCTCTGGCGCTGGCCGATTTAATCGGGTTGGATACTTGCCTGGCAATTCTTGAGACATTGTACAACGGCTTTGGGGATCCCAAATACCGGCCTTGTCCCCTCCTTAAACGCATGGTTAACGCCGGGTATCTCGGGCAGAAGAGCGGGCAAGGTTTTTTCAGCTATTAG
- a CDS encoding zinc-binding dehydrogenase, giving the protein MAKNGCPYGTHRVLEPKGVLPQQAWKIDNNMEIYDNELLIDVDTLNIDAASFTQIKKQANSKPEVMAQMMLDIVARRGKHHNPVTGSGGMLMGTVRQIGTAWAGKTPVKVGDRIATLVSLSLTPLKIEKIKAIHLEKEQVEVDAQAILFSSGIYAVLPQDMSPNLALAILDVAGAPAQTAHLVKPGQTVLIIGGGGKSGMLCLYEARKRAGITGKVIGMGSGEASCARMRSLGLADAVIQADATDPLKVMRAVAELTGGQMADVTINCVNIPGTEMGSIMATKDGGTVYFFSMATSFTAAALGAEGIGKDVTMLIGNGYCKDHAEVALQTVRECAALRQIFQEMYA; this is encoded by the coding sequence GTGGCAAAAAACGGATGCCCTTATGGAACACACCGGGTCTTGGAACCTAAAGGGGTTTTACCGCAGCAAGCATGGAAAATAGATAATAACATGGAAATTTACGATAATGAACTGCTCATTGATGTTGATACACTTAACATAGATGCGGCCAGTTTCACGCAAATTAAAAAGCAAGCTAACAGCAAACCGGAAGTAATGGCACAGATGATGTTGGACATTGTAGCAAGGCGGGGAAAACACCATAACCCTGTAACAGGCTCCGGAGGAATGTTGATGGGGACTGTACGCCAAATCGGAACCGCTTGGGCAGGAAAAACTCCAGTTAAGGTAGGGGACAGAATAGCTACTTTGGTTTCCCTGTCTTTAACCCCATTGAAAATCGAAAAAATAAAAGCAATTCATCTGGAGAAAGAACAGGTAGAAGTAGATGCACAGGCGATTCTGTTCTCCAGCGGAATTTACGCCGTTTTACCCCAGGACATGTCTCCTAACCTGGCACTGGCTATCTTAGATGTTGCGGGAGCGCCGGCCCAAACAGCCCATCTGGTAAAGCCTGGTCAAACAGTCCTGATAATAGGCGGCGGAGGAAAGTCTGGAATGCTTTGCCTGTACGAAGCAAGGAAAAGGGCAGGAATTACCGGAAAAGTTATCGGTATGGGTTCAGGTGAAGCAAGTTGTGCCCGCATGCGGAGCTTAGGGTTGGCGGATGCTGTAATCCAAGCAGATGCCACTGATCCGCTGAAAGTCATGAGAGCGGTTGCAGAGCTGACCGGTGGTCAGATGGCAGATGTTACAATCAACTGTGTCAACATCCCCGGTACGGAAATGGGTTCAATTATGGCAACCAAAGACGGAGGAACAGTTTATTTCTTTAGTATGGCAACAAGCTTTACTGCAGCAGCCCTGGGAGCTGAAGGGATAGGCAAGGATGTAACTATGTTGATTGGCAACGGGTATTGCAAGGATCATGCCGAAGTTGCTTTGCAAACCGTACGGGAGTGTGCGGCCCTCAGACAAATATTCCAGGAAATGTACGCTTAA
- a CDS encoding sigma-54 interaction domain-containing protein — protein sequence MLSRLQEGDTCLDLVLNHVEEAVQVVNREGITVYYNQVAADMDGLSQDEVLGKHILQVYPSLTLETSSLMRVLETGKPVLNQQQTIVTSTGKTVTILYSTFPLYRNGVLIGACDISRDITKIKELSERVMELQAELLDSKTSGRKKTKNQEMGNFTRYTFNDLIGSHELMVKLKVLGQRVAASSSPVLVVGETGTGKELVVQSIHNASPRKHGPFVAQNCAAFPATLLESILFGTVKGSFTGAEDRPGLFELADGGTLFLDEINSMPLELQSKLLRVLQEGVLLRVGDTKLRKVDTRVIACTNVDPEEAVRKKELRVDLYYRLNVVSLRVPPLRERKSDIPALTSHFINMYNRKLGRRVTHVSEETGMLFFAYSWPGNVRELQHAIEHAMNVTSGQVIELEHLPAHLRQLNNSGTDSESMVVKGEHSLPEILKNVEKRCLLEALQKSGGNISKAAVQLGIPRQTLQYRLKILGLLQKYNS from the coding sequence TTGCTTAGCCGGTTACAAGAAGGGGATACTTGTCTTGATTTGGTTTTAAACCATGTGGAAGAAGCAGTTCAAGTAGTTAACCGAGAAGGGATAACAGTTTATTATAACCAAGTGGCAGCTGATATGGATGGTTTAAGCCAGGATGAGGTGCTGGGAAAACATATTTTGCAGGTATATCCTTCTTTGACACTGGAAACCAGCAGCCTGATGCGGGTTTTAGAAACAGGTAAGCCGGTGTTGAATCAGCAGCAGACTATCGTGACTAGCACCGGGAAAACAGTAACTATTTTGTATTCCACTTTTCCGCTATACCGCAACGGAGTTTTAATCGGTGCGTGTGATATTTCCCGGGATATAACTAAGATAAAAGAATTATCAGAACGGGTAATGGAGCTACAAGCCGAACTATTGGACAGCAAAACAAGCGGCAGAAAAAAAACAAAAAATCAGGAAATGGGCAATTTTACCAGATATACATTCAATGATCTGATTGGCAGCCATGAACTGATGGTAAAGCTTAAGGTTTTAGGCCAAAGAGTAGCTGCCAGTTCTTCACCGGTTTTAGTGGTGGGAGAAACGGGCACTGGGAAAGAATTGGTAGTACAGTCCATTCATAATGCTTCGCCACGTAAGCATGGCCCTTTTGTAGCCCAAAACTGTGCGGCTTTTCCCGCTACACTCCTGGAAAGTATTTTGTTTGGTACCGTCAAAGGAAGCTTTACGGGAGCAGAAGACAGGCCGGGGCTTTTTGAACTGGCAGATGGTGGTACTTTATTCTTAGATGAAATTAATTCTATGCCACTGGAACTGCAAAGTAAGCTCCTGAGGGTATTACAGGAAGGAGTTTTGCTTCGGGTTGGCGATACTAAGCTGCGGAAAGTGGATACCAGAGTGATTGCCTGTACAAATGTGGACCCCGAAGAGGCGGTGCGCAAAAAAGAGCTGCGAGTGGATTTATACTACCGGTTAAACGTTGTGTCTTTACGGGTCCCCCCTCTGCGGGAGCGCAAAAGTGATATTCCCGCTCTTACCAGCCATTTTATTAATATGTACAACCGGAAATTAGGCCGCCGCGTTACTCATGTAAGCGAAGAAACCGGCATGCTATTTTTTGCTTATTCCTGGCCTGGTAATGTTAGGGAACTGCAGCATGCTATTGAGCATGCCATGAATGTTACCTCTGGACAGGTTATTGAATTGGAGCATTTACCAGCTCATTTACGTCAGTTGAATAATTCCGGTACAGATTCGGAATCAATGGTGGTTAAGGGCGAGCACAGTTTACCTGAGATTTTAAAAAACGTGGAAAAGAGGTGCTTGCTAGAGGCACTACAAAAATCCGGGGGCAATATATCTAAAGCAGCTGTTCAACTGGGTATTCCCCGCCAAACTCTACAGTACAGGTTAAAAATTTTAGGTTTATTACAGAAATATAACTCCTAA
- a CDS encoding lysine 5,6-aminomutase subunit alpha: MNKLDLDHDLIARGRELAAQIVEQVQTYIDERTTTSMERAVLRLLGVDGVNEFEVPLVNVVVEGLREAGVLGKGVMYWVVNAMLNLHLTPQQVAEEVVYGKLRLTDLPLKHRNEIENLAVELAENALAQIQARRRERDELQELLGKGQEPLLYVIVATGNVYEDALQAQAAARQGADIIAVIRTTGQSLLDYVPYGPTTTGFGGTYATQANFRILRQALDEVSREVKRYIYLTNYCSGLCMPEIAVMGALERLDVMLNDSMYGIIFRDINMQRTFVDQFFSRLINGYAGIIINTGEDNYLTTADAIESAHTVLASQLINEQFAFRSGMLPEQLGLGHAFEIDPQQSNGFLYELAHAQLVREVFPNSPIKYMPPTKFMTGNIFQGHVQDALFDVCSILTGQSIHLLGMLTEAIHTPFIQDRYLSIQAAKYIFSNMHGLNEEISFRTDGFIRQRAGEVLHKAVEFLEKVAKTGLMQALAQGWFADIARSPEGGKGLDGVIIREADYLNPFIALMLQGGQRNG, from the coding sequence TTGAATAAGTTGGATCTGGATCATGATTTGATCGCCCGGGGCAGGGAATTGGCGGCGCAAATCGTGGAGCAGGTGCAAACATATATAGATGAGCGTACTACGACAAGCATGGAAAGGGCTGTGTTGCGCCTGCTCGGTGTAGACGGAGTAAACGAGTTTGAAGTGCCACTGGTCAATGTGGTTGTAGAAGGTTTGCGGGAAGCCGGCGTGTTGGGTAAAGGAGTTATGTACTGGGTAGTTAATGCTATGCTGAATTTGCATTTAACCCCCCAACAAGTTGCGGAAGAGGTTGTGTACGGTAAGTTAAGGCTAACGGATCTACCATTGAAACATAGAAATGAGATCGAGAATTTAGCCGTAGAACTGGCAGAAAACGCTTTAGCCCAAATCCAAGCCCGGCGTCGGGAAAGGGATGAATTACAAGAGCTTTTGGGAAAAGGTCAAGAACCATTGCTTTATGTTATTGTAGCTACAGGCAACGTCTATGAGGATGCCCTTCAAGCCCAGGCTGCAGCCAGACAGGGTGCTGATATTATTGCCGTTATTCGGACTACAGGACAAAGCCTTTTGGATTATGTACCTTACGGGCCTACTACTACCGGTTTCGGCGGAACTTATGCCACCCAGGCAAATTTTCGGATTTTGCGGCAGGCTTTGGACGAAGTTAGCCGTGAAGTCAAAAGGTACATTTACCTGACCAACTATTGTTCAGGACTTTGTATGCCCGAAATTGCGGTTATGGGAGCTTTGGAACGGTTGGATGTAATGCTTAACGATTCCATGTACGGTATTATTTTCAGGGACATTAACATGCAGCGTACCTTTGTCGACCAGTTTTTTTCCCGCTTGATTAACGGTTACGCAGGGATCATCATTAATACCGGTGAAGATAACTACTTGACAACTGCCGATGCCATAGAAAGTGCCCATACTGTTTTAGCCTCCCAGCTAATCAATGAGCAATTCGCATTTCGCTCGGGAATGCTTCCCGAACAGTTGGGTCTGGGCCACGCTTTTGAAATTGACCCGCAGCAGTCAAACGGCTTTTTGTATGAGCTTGCCCATGCTCAGCTGGTAAGAGAAGTATTTCCGAACTCACCCATCAAATACATGCCTCCTACCAAATTCATGACAGGAAACATCTTTCAGGGACATGTCCAGGACGCCTTATTTGACGTCTGCTCTATTCTAACCGGTCAAAGCATTCATCTGCTGGGGATGCTGACCGAAGCAATCCATACGCCTTTTATCCAGGACCGTTACCTTAGTATCCAAGCAGCAAAGTACATTTTCTCCAATATGCATGGATTAAATGAAGAAATCAGCTTTCGTACCGACGGTTTTATCAGGCAACGAGCCGGAGAAGTACTGCATAAAGCAGTGGAATTCTTGGAAAAAGTAGCAAAAACGGGGTTGATGCAAGCCCTGGCTCAAGGTTGGTTTGCCGATATAGCCCGTTCACCCGAAGGCGGGAAAGGTCTTGACGGGGTTATTATACGTGAAGCTGACTACCTTAACCCTTTTATTGCGCTGATGTTGCAAGGAGGCCAGCGAAATGGATAA
- a CDS encoding OAM dimerization domain-containing protein, with protein sequence MDKLSNVRPYGDTLDDGMVQLSFTLPVPLSNVAKEGARQLVLSMGLEEPAVVCAESLSDKFSFYIIYAKCTKTVDLTKIFVPEVQVQLLDKKHINERIRQILGRKLNVLGACIESDAHTVGIDAIMNLKGFNGHKGLESYHEINALNLGAQVNCEEVIRKAYETQADAILVSQVVTQKNIHITNLTKLVDMLEAEGLREKLILIVGGPRITHELAKELGYDAGFGPNTYAEHVASFMVQELERKTPGIKFRESVR encoded by the coding sequence ATGGATAAGCTTTCAAATGTGAGGCCCTACGGGGATACTTTAGATGATGGTATGGTGCAGTTATCCTTTACCTTGCCTGTCCCTCTGTCCAACGTGGCTAAAGAGGGGGCTAGGCAATTGGTACTTTCCATGGGATTGGAAGAACCGGCTGTTGTTTGTGCTGAGAGTTTAAGTGATAAATTCAGTTTCTACATTATTTATGCAAAATGCACAAAGACTGTTGATTTAACAAAAATTTTTGTGCCCGAAGTGCAAGTGCAGCTGCTGGATAAAAAACATATTAATGAACGCATTAGGCAAATACTTGGCCGTAAATTGAATGTGCTGGGGGCCTGCATTGAAAGTGATGCACACACGGTAGGAATCGATGCTATTATGAATCTTAAAGGTTTTAACGGGCATAAAGGTTTGGAAAGTTATCATGAAATAAATGCGTTAAACCTTGGAGCACAGGTCAATTGTGAGGAAGTAATCCGTAAAGCTTACGAGACCCAGGCTGATGCTATTTTGGTATCCCAGGTGGTGACACAGAAAAACATTCATATCACTAATCTTACCAAGTTGGTAGACATGCTGGAAGCGGAAGGCTTACGGGAGAAATTAATTTTAATAGTCGGGGGGCCGAGAATAACCCACGAACTGGCAAAGGAACTGGGTTATGATGCAGGGTTTGGTCCTAACACTTATGCTGAACATGTTGCTTCTTTTATGGTTCAAGAGTTGGAAAGGAAAACCCCTGGGATAAAGTTTCGTGAGTCGGTAAGGTAG
- a CDS encoding acyl-CoA thioesterase — protein sequence MEEALIRVRMSSCDAHYAGGLVNGAKILDLFGDVATELLIRLDGDEGLFVAYDQVEFKAPVYAGDYIEARGRITRIGDTSRQMEFIATKVIALDKNHALPSAAKVLEEPVIVGKARGTCVVPKERQRGVKIG from the coding sequence GTGGAGGAAGCACTGATTCGGGTCCGGATGAGCAGCTGCGATGCCCATTATGCCGGAGGATTGGTTAATGGTGCAAAAATTTTGGACTTGTTTGGTGACGTGGCGACCGAGCTTTTAATTCGTTTAGACGGCGATGAGGGCCTTTTTGTCGCTTATGATCAAGTGGAATTTAAAGCTCCTGTCTACGCCGGTGATTATATAGAGGCCAGAGGTAGAATTACCAGGATTGGTGATACATCCCGGCAAATGGAATTTATAGCCACTAAAGTAATTGCCTTGGATAAGAACCATGCTCTTCCATCTGCTGCTAAAGTTTTGGAAGAGCCAGTGATTGTGGGCAAAGCAAGGGGGACTTGTGTTGTTCCCAAAGAACGGCAAAGAGGTGTCAAGATTGGATAA
- a CDS encoding 3-keto-5-aminohexanoate cleavage protein — protein sequence MDKLIITVAPVGAETTRKDNPNLPLTPLEIAEETARCAEKGASMVHLHVRDEQGNATQSRDVFAETIALIQERCNLIIQVSTGGASWMEPEERLQPVALRPEMATLTTGTVNFGDEIFSNPMPMVERFAREMRAYGVKPEIEIFDVGMVSNALSLVKKEILQLPLHFDFVMGVPGGIPGEPRHLLHLVESIPGGCTWSVAGIGRNELPLAVMAILLGGHVRVGFEDNIYYSKGVLADSNAQLVERIARVAGELGRQVATPDEARQILGLQKIRSARQGQPESTCCKHDNGGEKEWPCLLSKDNRG from the coding sequence TTGGATAAATTGATAATTACTGTTGCTCCGGTGGGAGCTGAAACTACTAGAAAAGATAACCCCAACCTGCCTCTGACACCTTTAGAAATAGCCGAGGAAACAGCGCGTTGTGCGGAAAAAGGAGCTTCCATGGTACACCTGCATGTAAGGGATGAACAGGGCAATGCAACCCAATCCAGGGATGTTTTTGCAGAAACCATTGCTCTGATTCAAGAAAGATGTAACCTTATAATCCAGGTTTCTACCGGGGGAGCTTCCTGGATGGAGCCGGAAGAACGTTTACAGCCCGTTGCTTTACGGCCGGAAATGGCAACCTTGACAACGGGGACGGTGAACTTCGGGGATGAGATTTTTTCTAACCCCATGCCGATGGTTGAACGGTTTGCCAGGGAAATGAGAGCCTATGGCGTCAAGCCGGAAATTGAAATATTTGATGTAGGGATGGTTAGTAACGCACTTAGCTTAGTAAAGAAAGAAATTTTGCAATTGCCTTTGCATTTTGATTTTGTGATGGGAGTGCCTGGGGGAATCCCGGGAGAACCACGCCATCTATTACACCTGGTAGAATCTATACCTGGTGGATGTACCTGGAGTGTTGCCGGGATTGGTCGCAATGAACTTCCCTTGGCTGTCATGGCTATTCTTTTAGGGGGCCATGTCCGGGTTGGCTTTGAGGATAACATTTATTACTCTAAGGGTGTTTTGGCCGACAGCAACGCCCAATTAGTGGAACGTATTGCCAGAGTAGCCGGAGAATTGGGCAGGCAAGTGGCTACGCCTGATGAGGCACGACAAATCCTGGGCTTGCAAAAAATAAGATCTGCCAGGCAAGGCCAGCCAGAAAGTACTTGCTGCAAGCATGATAATGGGGGTGAAAAAGAATGGCCATGTTTACTTTCGAAGGACAACCGGGGTTAA
- a CDS encoding trimethylamine methyltransferase family protein, whose translation MAMFTFEGQPGLRLLTNEQIEEMHEKALQILETTGVFFDSEDALQILKDHGAKVNFEQKIAKLPPEMVLDALKQVPGSIQLYDTDGQPAALLGGNNVHFDPGSAALNFLASDGLTVHPSRAEDLQNVARVTAVLDNLALQSTALTLSDVPKLIGDSYRVYLLLKNCRKPIITGAFSIHGITHMHELLAAVAGGYDELREKPRAVFDVCSSPALKWTEISCRNIIDCARYGLPIETISVPMLGAASPATLAGSILLHTAETLSGITLAQCVSPGTPMVYGGAPMYFDMRYSTTSLNAMEATMISAAYAQLGKYYGLPTHTYACLSDSKLVDSQAGLESSASGIVALLAGINVISGPGMLDFCNTFSLEKLVIDNEICGMALRLAKGIDCSEEALAMELMCRLGPGGDYLSTEHTFNWFKREPYIPSAVIDRRSRTNWEGQGAEDAFVRAKKLVKDILEKRDGQPLAADKGELLDQRLVKIMQELNVTSLPIGPKL comes from the coding sequence ATGGCCATGTTTACTTTCGAAGGACAACCGGGGTTAAGGCTGCTAACCAATGAGCAAATAGAGGAGATGCATGAGAAGGCTCTGCAAATATTGGAAACAACTGGCGTGTTCTTTGATTCCGAGGATGCATTACAGATATTAAAAGATCACGGGGCAAAAGTAAACTTTGAACAAAAAATTGCCAAACTTCCTCCCGAAATGGTTTTAGATGCTCTCAAGCAAGTTCCGGGTTCAATACAGCTTTATGATACAGACGGTCAGCCGGCGGCTTTGCTGGGAGGAAATAACGTACATTTTGATCCCGGTTCAGCGGCGCTAAATTTTCTGGCTTCGGATGGATTAACAGTTCATCCCAGCAGGGCTGAAGATCTGCAAAATGTGGCCAGAGTAACGGCTGTACTGGACAATTTAGCGTTGCAGTCTACTGCCTTAACGCTCAGCGACGTACCCAAATTAATCGGTGACTCTTACCGAGTATACCTTTTGTTGAAAAATTGCCGAAAACCGATAATTACCGGAGCATTTTCAATCCATGGCATTACCCATATGCATGAACTGTTGGCAGCCGTTGCCGGAGGATATGATGAACTGAGGGAAAAACCCAGGGCCGTGTTTGACGTCTGTTCGTCTCCGGCTTTAAAATGGACCGAAATCAGTTGCCGAAACATTATAGACTGTGCCAGGTACGGGCTCCCCATAGAAACTATTTCAGTGCCGATGCTGGGAGCAGCTTCACCCGCTACCCTGGCCGGTTCAATCCTTTTACACACAGCGGAAACGCTAAGCGGAATTACACTGGCTCAATGTGTGAGCCCTGGAACACCCATGGTTTACGGGGGAGCTCCTATGTATTTTGATATGCGCTACAGTACGACTTCTCTCAATGCCATGGAAGCCACAATGATCAGTGCAGCTTATGCCCAGTTGGGCAAGTACTATGGCTTGCCAACTCATACTTATGCATGTTTAAGCGATTCGAAACTGGTTGACAGCCAAGCTGGTCTGGAAAGCAGCGCCAGCGGTATAGTGGCCCTTTTAGCCGGCATTAATGTGATTTCCGGGCCTGGGATGCTCGATTTTTGCAATACCTTTAGCCTGGAGAAACTGGTTATTGATAATGAGATCTGCGGAATGGCCCTCCGGTTGGCAAAGGGCATTGACTGTTCGGAGGAGGCATTGGCCATGGAACTAATGTGCCGTCTGGGACCGGGCGGCGACTATCTCTCTACAGAACACACTTTTAATTGGTTTAAAAGAGAACCCTATATACCTTCAGCGGTTATAGACCGTAGAAGCCGGACTAACTGGGAGGGACAAGGAGCTGAAGATGCTTTTGTCAGAGCGAAAAAGCTGGTTAAGGATATTTTGGAAAAGCGTGATGGGCAGCCGCTGGCTGCTGATAAGGGCGAACTGCTGGATCAAAGGTTGGTCAAAATAATGCAGGAATTAAACGTTACAAGTTTGCCTATAGGACCTAAACTATAG